The DNA region aacaaaattttttatatttttttaatgtgggACAACTCACATGCGGGAAAACTCATATGTAGGTACTTCAACAATTATCATTGTCATTACGTATCTACTTGCCGTTCCAACATCAGATTCAATCCTAAGACCAAGTACACCAAATATTTAACCAATCAAGATTTTCATTTGATAATATTTGGGTTTATTACCAATCTGATTGTTAATCAGCTTGAAAATGACCATTTTAGTTCATATTACTTCCTTTATTTTCAAGTTCAGAACAGGGCAAATTTCGATCCTGTTTACACTGATCGAATAACAAAATTTGTGACATTAATAATGTCTGAATAACTATTCCCAACTAAACACATCattcataaaaattttataaattgttcAAACAGCTGTATTTTCTAATCTTATTTGACCATTTAAATTCAACGTCCTAAACaaataatttcaaacatatataATAGGGGTTGTTTgattaattacttttttattaattttttacttttaattttttattggtcAAATAGATTGCGAGCAAAATCAAAAAGTTACGTGAGcagtttttattgattttttattattttactaaGTTTTGCTCTGATAAACAGTCAACAAATAATTATAATCAATTATCTCCATAACATTCGCCTTAAACCACTAGTCTATAGTTGTTCGCAAATCAAtcaatatattttattgatcaAACCAGTCAACCATTTTGTCAAACAAACCCATATATGGATGTGGGTACACCAATCACCATAGATTTTCATAGAAAAGATCTTTGTCTGATAGACTAAATTCTCAACCAAATCTAACAATCTCATCATATTTCATATTTACCAATAAATCTCCTTTTCTTCTAGATTGCACATCTTTCATGAAGAAAGCGCtaatattttctattatatATAGATGTTTAACCATGAACTGTTACCTTCACAAAACCTCCATTGGTATCAATAACAACAAAGTATAACAATGGCGGATTTAATCAAGGTTACAAGACTAGCTAGACAATACATTAAACCTTTCATGGCTACCCCTTCTTACCTCCGTAACTACAAATTTTCCCTCCTAGACCAACTTTCTCCTTCTGTATACGCTCCCATGGTGTTCTTCTACCCTACACAAGACCTCCATAACCAAAAACCCGAGCCAAATAATCGAGTAAATCACCTAAAACAATCCCTTTCTCCATTTTTGAATCGATTCTACCCATTCGCAGGTAGAATCAAAGATCATGTTTCGATTGACTGTAATGATGCAGGAGTTGAGTTTTTGGAAGCTAAGGTTAATACCCATTTGGAGGATTTCTTAAAACAACCTAATGCCAATGCACTAAAGCATTTCCTTCCTGTTGATATTGAGTCTAGGAGTAAAATGGGGATGGATAATCTTGTTCATATTCAAAGTAATGTGTTTGAATGTGGAGGACTGGCTCTTGGAATTTGTTGGTCACATAAGATCACTGATGGTGGGACAGTTTCAGCTTTTATGAGGGGATGGTCATCCATTGCTTCTGGGTCTGGTAAAGAGGTTGTGCCTGAGTATGTAGCTTCTTCATTGATCCCACCAATGGACTTAGAAAGTACACAACATGAACTTAAGTTAGATAGGGATAGGACAATTACAAGAAGGTTTGTGTTTGATGGATCAAAGATTGTGAAGCTTAAGGCTAGAGTTATGAGTAAGGATGTGCCTAAGCCTACTCGAGTTGAGGCTGTTTCATCTCTACTGTGGAAATGTGCAACTAGGGTAAGTTAACATATAGAAGAGGATCCGCGCAGATGTAAGGTGCCCAACTATACAAACCCTTTAAAAGAAGGGTCTCAAAATGTTAGTTTAGTTTTTGACATAAAATTTTGAAACAATATAAAATGAACaatacaacaacaatgtcaatgcCTTAAACCTCAAAATTGGTATCAACTACATGAATCAATAATCTGTTATAGTTGTTATACACATAAattcttttctctattcatttCTATTATTTACAGACTACAATCCGAACACTTGAGTCTAAATTCTTCATATCATTTTCCACTCCTGTCGTTTAGGTCATCTTTGGTCTTCTCCATCCTCTTTTAAAGTATTCTAAATTTTaactttctatcttccttaGCGTCGTTCATCAAACCTTGTCTTTACACTTGCCCAAaccattttaaattatttccttttaatttttcctcaatatttgcaactcctaatcctttttttatatcttctttttgaattcTATCTCTCACGGTATGTCCACTCATCCATCAAAGCATTTGTATTTTTACTAGTTTCATCTTCCTACTATGATCCATTCTAAAAGTCTAACATTCTAATTCATATAGTAGTACTGATCGAAAATCCATCCGATAAATCTTGTCCTGTAGCTTTAGCGGTATATTTCAACCACGAGCCACTCTCTTTCAAAAGCCTAACATTCTAATTCATATAGTAAATAGTACTATTAGCTTAGCCTAGATGCATGTCAAGTATGTAAAAAACCAACAAAGACTGCaagttaattaaatataaacatGTTAAAGAATCACTTATATATGCACAGCTCTAGCATGAAGATAACAAAGTTTTTCTTCCCCTTTTGAAGGCATCAAGAGCAAACTCAAGTTCTAGAGCACTATCAGCAATGTCTCAATCCATGAACATTCGTAGAAGGACAATGCCACCACTACCAGACACTAGCATTGGCAATCTAGTCGGCTACTATGTAGCAAAAATGGAAGATAATGGTGATAACATAGTACAGCTGAAAGATTTGGTAGCAAAGCAAAGACAGGGAAAATCAGAAGCCATTAACAACTATGCAAAGAAGCTACAAGGCAAAGATGCATACACAGTAATACGCGAGCTATTCAATGAAGCAGGGAGCTTGCTAAGGAGGGATGATGTTGATTTCTTTAAGTGTCTTAGTACATGTGGGGATGGATTGTATGATGCTGATTTTGGGTGGGGAAAGCCAATATGGTTAAGTTTGGTTAGTTTAGGGTACAAAAACACTTTTGCTTTGAGTGAGACTAATGAAGGTGGTGGGATTGAAGCTTGGGTTACCTTAAAGGAAGATGATATGGCTATGTTTGAGCAAGATTTAGAGCTTCTTGCATTTGCTGAATCAAACCCAAGTGTTCTAAAAAAGGATGAAGATGTATCTAGGTTTTTGGAACAAGAAGAAACTAGATTAATGATTGATGATTCAAGCTATAAGTCTCCATTGTTAACATGGTGATGTAAAGCAATAATGCCATATTGTATTAATGTGTAGCACTTTATTAATATTAGGTGCTTTGTTGATTATAATTGtgaaaaattgatcaaaatcaaGGAATATATTCCATATAAGATCAAAGTGATTAATTTCTATctccattattttttttatattttattttattttattcgtaGAAATGTAAACAACCTAAAATACTAACTTCGCAAAATTTGTAAAGGGTCGGACCTTTTTAGCTAGTTAACAAGATTGACCATTTTAGAAGAGGCCGAATCACATGCACATGCTTTTATCTGAACCTAGCAAAATACGCGGTAAAAAGGAATCAAATTGCAAATAAAAATCTATTGGCAACATGTCAGAATCTCAACCATCATTTTCAACAAGATATTATCTCATAAATGATGCAAAATCAAATAGAAATCATCGTACCAGTATATTTAGCTTCTAGTAATAATGAGTAATGTGTAAAATGGGATAAAAGATAACAAATCATATTCATAAACAAATGACTAAACAAGAATACCTTCAAAGAGTCTCTCGTCTATGAAATTGAAAAGCATGAACTTAACTCATCCAAGAAATAAACTTCATTATAATTAGAACATCCCTAACACCCTTTTCATCTCCTACAAatcctcttccttctctttcAACAACTCTCTCTCTTCTTCCTCCCTCGAAAATCCCCACACAAGGACAAGCATTCGGCCTCGATCCCTTTCCCAACATCTCTAACTCATAAGAGTACTTGATAACCTTCAAAGAATCCCATCACCAGTAACGATCTAATAAATATACTACACGAATTCCAATTAGACATTTTACCTTTATCATTCATCTCCCTAAACATTTCGTGGGTTTTAATGATCTAACGTTAAATTAGCACTTTCTTagggaaaaataaactttaactttgaaaatttgattttaataattcaattcGTTATCCGTTGTTCTCTGAATTATCTTTTAATGAATTAAATTTTACCTTTAATTTGCTCtcaactaggggtgttcaatagATCGGGTCCCGTTTTCAGCCCTTATTAACCCGTTTTTGAAAGGGTTATATACAGGTCGTGCTGAAAATGGGCCGGACTGAAACGGgctctattattatttaaatggGGCGCTGTAACGGGTCTTTCTAAATTTAAAATGAGCTTTAGTAATGAGTCTTGCTCCTCTTTCCTTGGTGCTCTGCTGCTGAGATCAACTGCCATTATAAAGACATCAATTTTTTTCTATTCTATTTGGTATGTGttagttataatttataaacaaCTCTTTGTATATAACTAGACATTAAGAATTTGTAAATATGTAgtaatatactttttattttgtggTTCCAGTACCCGCATTATGTTCAGGTTTTGCATGCTATTTTCCATTCTCCTTCATTGcacaaaaactttaaaattccattaattgttgaattcgatgatttttttttttctgtattaTGCTGTTGTTAGTATTTGTATTTTTGGTCATGCAATTTATGGTTCTTTggataaaaatcaatttataattGCATACAAAAAACTCAATTACTTTCCATAAAATTtgaagaaataagaaaaataaatcggGCCGGGCTTGATGGGCCCAAAGccgtttttgattttgtaaggCCCAATCCAGCTCGTTGCACAGGCCTACTCTCAACATATTAATAgggtaattattaaaaaataaaaaaaggtgtGATGACATCAAACTAAGgacaaatgttaaattattaaaaaataattcaacgtTATGAATAGatgaaaaattagatttttaaaatcaatattttcttaaatttaaaagaacTATTTTACTAATATAGAGCCACATAGTAGTCTCCTTAGATCAACCACAACATTTGAATTTGTTATCTTAATGTGTTGATAACATTAAAATAGTTAAATGTATACACCtatgtaaaaaatatatatgagaaAGTAATAGATAAGCATATCAAAATACAAAATAGaataaattactaataataaatcaatttttgcTTGATTCGCTAAAAATAaatctatataaaaaatttatttttgaataaatttatttatttggtatattgtttataattattttcaaagCTTTTTTTATAAgtaaagaattaaaaataaaataattgaatttattttcaacaacTATACTAAATATTTGAGTTTATCCGAAAATAAATGAAGCAATTGATGTTTATTTCCTGATGAGGATATTGAACATAGCCCAAATTAATGCTCTTTGCTACTGTTTCTTAGTGTAttctattgttattttttagtttCTGTTGTTAGACTTACTAATGGTTAGTTAGATATATTTTTGTTTCTAGTGTACTCTTACATAATAATATAGAGTTTTGTTTCTTTATTCACTATATGCCTTATACTTTACATTCTATTTGTTTCCATCAAGGCTTTACTTTCTCTCATTCtatcatggtatcagacgcAGGTctcattgtttgttttgtttacATAAATctgttttgtttgatttatcaAGAATTGCTTTCTTTTATCCTCTTCCTTTCTTCCTCTCACATGGAACCTGTACCAGCAAATCAACCCACCATTCTGCATACCCATATCTCTAAACCGGCAACCGATCCCACCCAAGATCCAAGCAGTGTTTATTACTTACACCCTTCGGATTCCGCTAGCGTCAAATTAGTTTTGGTTGTGTTTGATGGTACTTGTATTAGTGATTGGAAGAGGTCAATGATTATAAGTCTTGatgcaaaaaataaaatgtcttTTGTTGATGGTAGTTTGCCTCAACCTCCTGATGGATCTTTAGACGAAGGTGCATGGAAACGATGCAATAACATGGTGATCGGTTGGCTCATTTCTTCTTTAGAGAGGCATATCGCAAAAAGTATCATGTATTTCAAAACCGCCAATGCCGTTTGGAATGATCTTGAGTGTCGATATGGTAATCCATCTTCTTCACAAATATATAGGCTACAAGAGCAACTCCTCAATACTTCTCAAGAATCAAATATGAGTGTAGCCGAATATTTTACTAAAGTTAAATCTTTATGGAATGAAATAGGTGACCTTAAACCTTTACTCCTTTGTACTTGCAACCCCACAACAAACTTCATCAAGATTCAATAGGATCAAAGAGTCATGATATTCTTGATGAAATTAGACCCACAATTTAATCAAGTATGCTCCAACCTTCTCACGAATAAAGAACTTCATGATGTTAGTGAAGTTTATCGCATGCTTTTACAAGAGGAAAGTCATAAGGATCTTACCAAACCTCAAATCTTTGTGGAACCTATGGCATCTGCTACTGATAAATGGAAGAATCGTCACCATGACAAGATCAATAATAATACCCAAAAGCCTAATTATTTTTGTGATCACTGCAAGATTACTAGGTGTTTTAAACTACATGGTTAACCTAGTAAACATAAACCCACCCCTAACAAAAAAGTTGCTGCTCTTTCTTATAATAAAGCCAATCCGGATGTTCATAGTCTTGGTACTTAAAATAAAGCAATTTGATATAGACAGACAGAAAATGTATTTAAACATCAAAGGATGTGTGGATGAGCAAAATTTGGATGATTTGTCTGACTTTCCACCTCCAAAATGGACACCACAAAAACAAACCCAGTAAACTTcaatagaagaagaagaagaaaacccAGAAGAACAGAGGTTAGAGAGCTCAAAAATGGAAGTGGGTATGTCTTTAAACCCTCTAATTAGACTTCTCATGAACTCAAATTCAAGAACATTTCATGAAACAACATCAATTATTACACTCTTTCCATTCTTCAACGACAAAATGCCCAAAAAAGAAGGGAAATCAATTGCAATTTGTGGTAGAAGCAAAGGGTAAAAAGGGAATGATAGCTAGTCAGTTTCAAcgtcctcctcctcctcctttgCCCAAGATTGAAGATGATGGAAATCCTCGATTTGTTATCTTCATTCGTATGGCTAATgtctgctttttttttttttctcctttttctcTTCTTCAATTTTGCTGAATTATGAATCTTTTTTTAACCTGCAATTTCACGTTTTtatgccttttttttttgtgaaagatAGATAGGactttttaatagtttttatctaGTGGGTACTTGAAATTTTCCTGTGTAGGTATTTAGATAATAAATTTCCAGTTGGGTACTTGAATAATTGTCCGAAGAGTGTAATTGTgatagttttgtttattttatttagagaATTTTACTTGCAAGTTCATGTTTTTATGGTCTTACTTGATCTTTTGATATAAAGATTTGCACTTTGATTTTCGGTTATAAACTTAAGGCTACTATTCCTATTACGAATGAGTTTAGTATGAAACCTCATCGGTTTTACGTGCagttaacaaatttatcaaagcATAGAGAACTATAACACTCCATCTGTTTCCATATTGTTCCTATTTGCTTTTGGTATGATCTCAATCCAAACTCGAAACTCAAATAACTTTTagtgaaaattataaaagtcgataattgaaaaatatatattgaataatTTATCAAGCCGCcacttgaatatgttttttcatatggATTAAGGAGAATTATATTCAAAGTTCGTTTATAGAATCTATAATATTCCTGATGGGAAGAACAAACacaaacggagggagtactatttATATTGATGGAAAGGGGTGATATGTCGAATGTGTTAAAGAGGCAGTGATCCGTTGGAAGTCCCCACAAAATTTCATGTGTTTGGAGTGTGATGATTTTTATTTAGCAGTTCATGGAGCTATTGTTTGGAGTTTATCACATTATTGTACATTCTTAGTCCTTTCTTACAATTTTGGCCATTTTGGCACATTTCTCTGCAATCTGCTAACTGATTCTGCCTTTATCTGAACTACTTCATCAATGGCAATGTCGTACTTTTCATAACAGCATGATGTTATTTCTCTTAGAGAAATCGTCTTAGCTTTGTATAACATGGGGTATGATCATGGCTTATGGATTAGTTCATTGACAAACTTGGACAGGTCTACCTGTGGTATCCAATTAATGTAGTATCCGGTGGCACAACCGCCAAGATCATGATTGCTGCAAAAGATAATTTTTTAGGCAAATATATTTACAAGGATACACTTGCCAGAAATCTTGCTGCAGTGATTTATCGAGAAAGTACTTAGGTCAGCATCGTTTATGTGGGTAAG from Amaranthus tricolor cultivar Red isolate AtriRed21 chromosome 3, ASM2621246v1, whole genome shotgun sequence includes:
- the LOC130808187 gene encoding BAHD acyltransferase At5g47980, producing MADLIKVTRLARQYIKPFMATPSYLRNYKFSLLDQLSPSVYAPMVFFYPTQDLHNQKPEPNNRVNHLKQSLSPFLNRFYPFAGRIKDHVSIDCNDAGVEFLEAKVNTHLEDFLKQPNANALKHFLPVDIESRSKMGMDNLVHIQSNVFECGGLALGICWSHKITDGGTVSAFMRGWSSIASGSGKEVVPEYVASSLIPPMDLESTQHELKLDRDRTITRRFVFDGSKIVKLKARVMSKDVPKPTRVEAVSSLLWKCATRASRANSSSRALSAMSQSMNIRRRTMPPLPDTSIGNLVGYYVAKMEDNGDNIVQLKDLVAKQRQGKSEAINNYAKKLQGKDAYTVIRELFNEAGSLLRRDDVDFFKCLSTCGDGLYDADFGWGKPIWLSLVSLGYKNTFALSETNEGGGIEAWVTLKEDDMAMFEQDLELLAFAESNPSVLKKDEDVSRFLEQEETRLMIDDSSYKSPLLTW
- the LOC130808576 gene encoding uncharacterized protein LOC130808576 translates to MVSDAGLIVCFVYINLFCLIYQELLSFILFLSSSHMEPVPANQPTILHTHISKPATDPTQDPSSVYYLHPSDSASVKLVLVVFDGTCISDWKRSMIISLDAKNKMSFVDGSLPQPPDGSLDEGAWKRCNNMVIGWLISSLERHIAKSIMYFKTANAVWNDLECRYGNPSSSQIYRLQEQLLNTSQESNMSVAEYFTKVKSLWNEIGDLKPLLLCTCNPTTNFIKIQ